The genomic region TTTGCAGAGGAGTCTGTGAAGCGCCTCTTGCTTCCTAGCCTTGTGCCCTCTACAGCTTCAATGAGTTTGGCTCAGGGAGTTAGTGTGCCGGCTAGCGTATCTGAAGATAGGATTTCATGTTCTTTTTCTACATCAGCATTTAGTGACACAGTCAGCCTGTTTACCAAAGTAATGGTAAGCCAGGTCATGGACTCTGTGGTTTCTGATGCACAAAGCAGAGGGTCATCTCCAACCGGAACTGTAACTGATATAGGCAGTCTACTGAGTGGTAAGTCCTACCCTCTGCCATCTTTGTCCGCCATCAGCATGACAACAAGTGGGACCTCCAATGCTGCGGCCAACATAGATGCTGAGGAAAGGGATACCATCAGTTGTTTCGGTGTACCTCAGAGCATTGTTTGTGATCAGAATTCAACCAGCCCGGATGTTGCCTCGCTTTCAACCCCATCCACTGACAACTTAGTCGGTGATGATGACTTCACCGGCCTCATCAGCATGTTAGTGGTGAGACTTCTGTCAAAAATCCAAACCCAAACGGATCTGTACCCAACTGACGTCACACGCACGTCACAAGACCTGATTCCAAAAGTTATAGCTGCCTTCTGTGCATGGTCAGGCTGCTCTGAGACCCAAGCTTATCCCAAGAACCTGAAGAGTCACAAAGTATACAGCACCGTCTACAAACATCTGTTGAAGGAGTTTGGCTCAGAGAAAATACTCCAACTGGCCGTGTCGACTCAGGACTCCACATTCAATAGGATTCTTGTGAAGTCATTGAGCAAGGAGCTTCTCCACAGTTGTAACGAGGCATCAAGAGCAGCCTCAAGAACATCTTTCGAAGCCACCAGGCCAGAAGCTCTTCTCATGGCTGAAGATGTGAAGGCTACCAGAGGGAAGCTGTCTTTCCTACAAAGGCTTGCCAGACTGAAATTCGACTTAAAGGTACATCACACTTATTTAAGTTAACAATTGTGTCAATGTGAGTAAACAATGTTATTTAGAGAAAATGTAAAACCATCCATTAATTCCAAAACCATTTATAAATCTTGTTTTGCTGGTGTGTAAGATGTGATCGTTATTACCGTGAGATTGTTCTGCTGTGACAGTTGTTTTGACATGTTTTTGTTTTAGCCATTCATGATGGGAAACAAGAAGGATTCCAAGAAGAATTCCCGCCCTTCTGTATCTCAAGACCAGACTACTGCTGAAGATATCATGTGTAAGTCCATACAGCAGGACATTTACTGTTTGAGATATTGGTGTACAAAGCTGCTATTGCAAAAATATGAaaccctatatacagtacattatatattATCGATAGTAATCTCTTATGTAAAATTATTTATAGTTTCCAAATCTCAAGATTCTGGTTCTCATTTATTTGTGAAAGTAATAATGAGTTGAAACTAAGAATACAATATAACATCATTTCTAAATGAAAGTGCATGTCAACTCTCTCTCTTGTGTCACCCAACATAGTGGCACATCCTGCCACATTTGGACTCCCAGAGggtcttccctccacctctcaacAGGAGAAGCCTCGCAAACGTCCCCTTCTAATCAGGATGTTTTCCACCATCTCCATAGGCCTATCCAAGCCATTCAAACGGTTTTCAAAGCAAGCTTAATACAACAATTTCCTTTAATACAGTAATATTTGCATTGAATTGGTGGCCTTTGTCTTCTTTCGTGTTTTGCCCTGTTAACACATTTGATTAGAAATTACATAGtatatttagtttagtttattatgcAGTCATAGTCACGGTGTAGGCTAAACAAAGTAATGTTGTCCTGAATAATGTATAGAACATgcaccccccctccccacacacacacacacagtgtgattcattgaacacacacacatagtacttCAGATATGTCCCACAACCAACATTCAACCAGATATCAATGATTCAGTGTAAAATACATGTACTGTAAAATAAACCGTATTTAATTTACAACCAATAAAATAATACATGATGCAGGACACTCAGTTATAAGGGAATTAACTGGTTTAACTTctcaaacagaaacacacacatttccattTTCTGTGGATCGCCCATGTTTACATTTTACTGAATGCTAGTCTGacctttgacctgtagatggcaGTAAAGATTTACTTTTGCTGCAGATCCACTTCTAAAGCTCAAACCTCTCTGGACAAGGAGCCGAAACATTTGTccctagttgagagagagagagtgagtgtgtgtgtgtggcaaaaaAGGGAATATTGCACTACACTTTTATGATACAGATACATTTTCCATTCCGTAGCATAGCACAGCTGTAGTTTTTTCAAATGCCAAATGtacatgtagcatgcttctgccTACAGATGCTTTTCTGAGTGACTTGTGTTGTGAGAGAACCACAATTCAAACATAAACTCTTGGATTACATTTTATAATATTGTTAGCTCTTTTTAGTAACATATGGTAGCATACATGTTTCACACGGTGGCAAGTCAAGCTAGTTAGTTACATGTAACAACATTACATTATATGGTCAATGTTTGTGTGTATCCTCTTAGCTTTTACCTTCGACATCAACAAGCGACGCACGGGTATTTTTGCTCTGCAATCTCCTATCCCCATCGGTTTCACTGGGAAGACTTCCGGTGGTGTGTCATGGCGGCATGGTAAAGCTTGCTCAAAGGGAACAATAACCAAACCGTACTGTCATCTTCAGACGCCGGTTTTGGGACTTATTTCAGGCCTAACATCGCCACTAACGTCCACATTCGTCTTGGAATTGCAAGCAGTCATTCACGGTTTCCATCCGCACGGCCATGGCGGCACATAAACCAGTGGAATGGGTTCAGGCGGTGATAAACAGATTCGACGAGCAGGTAATATTATAGTGTTAGTTATATGAGTTCGAAGTGGGAGTAGTTAGCTAGTTGCAACTGCAAGCAGTGAATCTTTTGTTGAGGGCTTGTACAGGTAGATAGCTAATTGTATTTATGTCACTGTGAAGTGCATGCTAGACTGCTTTCTAGCTAGGTAGCTATTGATAGTAACTACGTTAGGACAAATATTTTTATATCTGTGTTAGGATGATGTGTACCAAAATGACAAGTTACTTTTAGTTACCTAGCTAGTAAGCTACTCATGTAGCTAGCCAACTAAACATGCATTTTAATGTTGCATATATATTGGGTGTTGGTGTAGCTAACTCGGAGTATTTGCACACTACGTCTAATATTGGCTAATTCTTCCTAGACAATTGGGGAAAAGATGTCCCTATTGTACCAGCTAGGAAGTCCTATAATTTAGCTACCTTGCTAACTGTAAACAAATGAGAGGTGTGACTCCAACATGCACTGATTAAAATGCAAGGTCTGTCACATGTGGGGAAAAAATGAAGAACATACTGGTTGCATGCTGTCAGTCAACATTCATGTTGCTGTCTGAGGAATCTGGATTTTCAACCTGACCATGTTTCTGCTCTGAGGTAACGTTAAACGCTCAATAATAAGATCAAAAACAACATGGATCCGTACAAATTGACAGACATCCGTTTTTTGTTAAATATCTACTTACATAATTACCACATCCTTAAATTATGATATACATAGTGTGAGTTTGTCTCAATCCAATATTTGAGCGTGTTTAGGTGTTTGTGGTCACCACAGCAGCAGTCTACAAGGCTCGCCCAACTACAAGTTTCTGGCAGTTAAGTTTTTCTTATTACCCAGAGTTGGATGAATTCGTGGATACAATTTTTTAGATCTCTGCATGCAGTGTGTATGAAGTTAAGAGGTAATGATGATAGCCAATGCTGACTAGCATTTGTACAATGACTGAAGGCTACAGGTACAccgaatcaaattttattggtcacatacacatggttagcagatgttaatgcgagtgtagcgaaatgcttctggttctgacagtgcagtaatatccaacaagtaatctaacaattccccaacaactacctaatgcacacacatctaaaggggtgaatgagaatatgtacatataagtatatggatgagcgatggccgtgcggcataggcaaggtgcagtaagtagatggtataaaatacagtatatatatacatgtgatatgagcaATGCAAGAGATGTAAACATCATTAAAGtaacattatttaaagtgacttgtgatccatttattaaagtgtccagtgattgcgtctcagtgtaggcagcagcctctctgagttagtgatggctatttaacagtctgatggccttgagatagaagctggttttcaatctctctgtcccagctttaaatcacctgtactgacctcgccttctggatgatagtggtgtgaacaggcagtggcatATACTACTGTATAGTACTGCTACAGTATCCCTTTAAGGGTGCCAAAGATTCCACTAATGAACTTGAGGTTGAATGTGTGAAACATtgggtcaggtagtctagccagtcCATCAATAGTTTTTACACTGTCTGTTGCCCCTAACTATATCTCATCAGAAGTCATTATCAGTCaacattatcaaatcaaatcaaatcaaatttatttatatagcccttcgtacatcagctgatatctcaaagtgctgtacagaaacccagcctaaaaccccaaacagcaaacaatgcaggtgtaaaagcacggtggctaggaaaaactccctagaaaggccaaaacctaggaagaaacctagagaggaaccgggctatgtggggtggccagtcctcttctggctgtgccgggtagagattataacagaacatgaccaagatgttcaaatgttcataaatgaccagcatggtcgaataataataaggcagaacagttgaaactggagcagcagcacagtcaggtggactggggacagcaaggagccttcatgtcaggtagtcctggggcacggtcctagggctcaggtcagttgaaactggagcaggagcatggccaggtggactggggacagcaaggagtcctcatgtcaggtagtcctgggacatggtcctagggctcaggtcctccgagagagagaaagaaagagagaaggagagaattagagaacgcacacttagattcacacaggacaccgaataggacaggagaagtactccagatataacaaactgaccctagccccgacacataaactactgcagcataaatactggaggctgagacaggaggggtcaggagacactgtggccccatccgaggacaccccggacagggccaaacaggaaggatataaccccacccactttgccaaagcacatcccccacaccactagagggatatcttcaaccaccaacttaccatcctgagacaaggccgagtatagcccacaaagacctccgccacggtacaacccaaggggggcaacccagacaggccgaccacaacagtgaatcaacccacccaggtgacgcacccccccagggacggcacgagagagccccagcaagccagtgactcagccccgtaacagggttagaggcagagaatcccagtggaaagaggggaaccggccaggcagagacagcaagggcggttcgttgctccagagcctttccgttcaccttcccactcctgggccagactacactcaatcatatgacccactgaagagatgagtcttcagtaaagacttaaaggttgagaccgagtttgcgtctctgacatgggtaggcagaccgttccataaaaatggagctctataggagaaagccctgcctccagctgtttgcttagaaattctagggacaattaggaggcctgcgtcttgtgaccgtagcgtacgtgtaggtatgtacggcaggaccaaatcagagaggtaggtaggagcaagcccatgtaatgctttgtaggttagcagtaaaaccttgaaatcagcccttgctttgacaggaagccagtgtagagaggctagcactggagtaatatgatcaaattttttggttctagtcaggattctagcagccgtatttagcactaactgaagtttatttagtgctttatccgggtagccggaaaatagagcattgcagtagtctaacctagaagtgacaaaagcatggattaatttttctgcatcatttttggacagaaagtttctgatttttgcaatgttacgtagatggaaaaaagctgtcctcgaaatggtcttgatatgttcttcaaagagagatcagggtcagagtaacgccgaggtccttcacagttttatttgagacgactgtacaaccattaagattaattgtcagattcaacagaagatctctttgtttcttgggacctagaacaagcatctctgttttgtccgagtttaatagtagaaagtttgcagccatccacttccttatgtctgaaacacatgcttctagcgagggcaattttggggcttcaccatgtttcattgaaatgtacagctgtgtgtcatccgcatagcagtgaaagtttacattatgttttcgaataacatccccaagaggtaaaatatatagtgaaaacaatagtggtcctaaaacagaaccttgaggaacaccgaaatgtacagttgatttgtcagaggacaaaccattcacagagacaaactgatatctttccgacagataagatctaaaccaggccagaacttgtccgtgtagaccaatttgggtttccaatctctccaaaagaatgtggtgatcgatggtatcaaaagcagcactaaggtctaggagcacgaggacagatgcagagcctcggtccgatgccattaaaatgtcatttaccaccttcacaagtgccgtctcagtgctatgatggggtctaaaaccagactgaagcatttcgtatacattgtttgtcttcaggaaggcagtgagttgctgcgcaacagccttctctaaaatctttgagaggaatggaagattcgatataggccgatagtttttatattttctgggtcaaggtttggctttttcaagagaggctttattactgccacttttagtgagtttggtacacatccagtggatagagagccgtttattatgttcaacataggagggccaagcacaggaagcagctctttcagtagtttagttggaatagggtccagtatacagcttgaaggtttagaggccatgattattttcatcattgtgtcaagagatatagtactaaaacacttgagcgtctctcttgatcctaggtcctggcagagttgtgcagactcaggacaactgaggtttggaggaatacgcaggtttaaagaggagtccgtaatttgctttctaataatcataatcttttcctcaaagaagttcatgaatttatcactgctaaagtgaaagtcatcctctcttggggaatgctgctttttagttagctttgccacagtatcaaaaaggaatttcggattgttcttattttcctcaattaagttagaaaaataggacgatcgagcagcagtaagggctcttcggtactgcacggtaccgtccttccaagctagtcggaagacttccagtttggtgtggcgccatttccgttccaattttctggaagcttgcttctcAAATTGTAagatcaacattttaaaatgctCCAGCTGATTTGTTGGAGAGTTTGTTGTTGCTTGAGAGCTGGTATGTCTGTAAATCAGCTCTGGGTCTCAATTTTATCCAAACTAAGCTTTGTCTGTTTTGGTTGTCAAAGACCACCTCCAAAGGGACTGGAACAAATGGTTCTTGCTGCAGTGCAAGCAGTGCTGCCAGAAACTCGTCACCTTCTTTAAACTCCTTTGTGTGAAAGCTGTTTTACAAATAAACTTTAAAAGGGTTTGCGCTATGCAGTGGTTTGTATTTAACCTAAACATGCTTAAGTGCCATGCAACACTGTGCAACTGCCCTCAACTCCAGTACAGACTTTTGAAATGGAATATCAGCACTTTTTGTGCAGTTTGGGTAGGATCTGGGCCTCGGGTTTCAGAGGTTATGGAGGGATTCTGTAGCACAGAGTGGTTATTGTACTCAGATGGTGATTGTACTCAGGCTTAGCAGCTCTGCTCTGCTTAATACAGTTTGATGAAAGTGTAATAAGGGATTAAATCCGCCTCGTGTTGTTAAGACCATTTAGAAGCCTCTAAGTCATAGGATTGCATGTGTTGGCTTTATCAGGGTGGATTTCATAGTCAGAATCATAGTTTCTGTGTGAACCTTGCTTATTTTGCCCAAAAACCTACCCAGTGTCCAGAAACAATGAAAGTATTCTGAACAATAAGTCTACAATAAGTCTACAATAAGTCACAGTTGTATGTAACTTCAGAATCCTGCATTACAACCCAAAAAATGTATGTCAAAAAGCTACcacggagaggaagagagaggttggtGGATGCCAATGTGATGTACGAGATTAATGAGAAATATTAATCTCAACCTAGTAGTATTGGTCATCACAGCATCAGCCCAGAAAGATATGAAGCAGGGATTGGACTGTGGGCTGAAGTTCAGACGCCTGACTATTCTCCTACCCCCTATCTTGGGACTTTCATTCCCAGGCCAAAGTTtctccctgaggggccccagtggtAGACAGGATCCAGCTAGTAAGCAGTCCTAGcattgtcctgcgttgcatataatcgatgcaacgctgggggatgatttaacaaaagcgcatttgcgaagaaagcacaatcgttgcacgactgtgcctaaccataaacacgatgcctttcttaaaatcaatacacagaagtatatatttctaaacctgcatatttagctaaaagaaatccaggttagcaggcaatattaaccaggtgaaattgtgtcacttctcttgtgttcattgcacacagagtcagggtatatgcaatagtttgggcagcctggctcattgcgaactaatttgccagaattgtgcgtaattatgacataacattgaaggttgtgcaatgtaacaagaatatttagacgtatggatgccacccgttagataaaatacggaaccgaataaacgttttgttttcgaggtgatagtttctggatttgacctcaggctcgtatttctgtgtgttattatgttataagtAAGTCTATGAACATGTTTATtctttatttgaggctaaatagatttttattgatgtattatatttagTTAATATAAGTGTTCATTCATACCGAGTAACTATTGTCCAGAAGCATgcaccagttagcctcgagctaggcccatctcccggctagtaAACGAAGTACACCAACTACAATACCTctcttgccaattggcctggaccctttgtcgacacggagccccgccatTCCATCACGACTTGTCCCGTCAGTAGAGGTagtcatcttaaataagcatgccccttcaAATTTAGAACTAATAACAGATATAGCCATTAGTTCACTCCAGatttgactgcccttgaccagcacagaAACATCCTGTGGCGTCCTGCACTGGCATCGGATAGTCcgcgcgatatgcaacttttcagggaaatcAGGAACCAAAATACTCacacagttagttagttaggctagttccaaaacgttttgggacactgtaaagtccatggagaataagagcacctcctcccagttgcccactgcactgaggctaggaaacactgtcaccactgataaatccacgataatcgagaatttcaataagcatttctctacggctggccatactttccacctggctaccctagccaacagctctgcaccccccgcaggAACTGGCCCAAACCCctcgcttctccttcacccaaatccagacagctgatgttctgaaagagctgcaaaatctggatccgtacaaatcagctgggctggacaatctggaccctctattccGAAAAGTATCCGCCGCCAACCTCAAacttcaacctctttcgtatcatctgagattcctcAATATTGGAAAGTGACtgctgtcatccccctcttcaaaggggaagacactctagacccaaactgttatagacctatatccatgcctttctaaagtcttcgaaagccaagtgaacaaacagatcaccgaccatttcgaatcccaccgtaccttctccgctatgcaatccggtttctgagctggtcgagagcgtggctgaggtgcacccaacGTCCTAAAcggtatcataaccgccatcaataagagacaatactgtgcagccgtcttcatcgacctggccaaggctttcgactctgtcaatcaccgtattcttatcggcagattcaatagccttggcttctcaaatgaccgCCTTGCCTGTTTcgccaactacttctcagagttcagtgtgtcaaatcggagggccctTTGTCC from Oncorhynchus keta strain PuntledgeMale-10-30-2019 chromosome 18, Oket_V2, whole genome shotgun sequence harbors:
- the LOC127908709 gene encoding uncharacterized protein LOC127908709 isoform X4; protein product: MMLKDVERVSSECGEEQIYQAPQRSSSSLSSSSARSKKSEWEFSLPGTPISSDLPESITQPIVRCSVIDMGKSTKPKTLVCDARESMSAIVDTIIKEVHPEEEGEVAFHPDLTAAIARLEELISQGRIGALSRDLTHQVNRIISESNLTPLVLTVAAGKSASDTVLTELKRNDKTVGKPTAYKLVQLFAEESVKRLLLPSLVPSTASMSLAQGVSVPASVSEDRISCSFSTSAFSDTVSLFTKVMVSQVMDSVVSDAQSRGSSPTGTVTDIGSLLSGKSYPLPSLSAISMTTSGTSNAAANIDAEERDTISCFGVPQSIVCDQNSTSPDVASLSTPSTDNLVGDDDFTGLISMLVVRLLSKIQTQTDLYPTDVTRTSQDLIPKVIAAFCAWSGCSETQAYPKNLKSHKVYSTVYKHLLKEFGSEKILQLAVSTQDSTFNRILVKSLSKELLHSCNEASRAASRTSFEATRPEALLMAEDVKATRGKLSFLQRLARLKFDLKPFMMGNKKDSKKNSRPSVSQDQTTAEDIMLAHPATFGLPEGLPSTSQQEKPRKRPLLIRMFSTISIGLSKPFKRFSKQA